The proteins below are encoded in one region of Engraulis encrasicolus isolate BLACKSEA-1 chromosome 1, IST_EnEncr_1.0, whole genome shotgun sequence:
- the LOC134447873 gene encoding cytochrome P450 3A30-like — MLSYLPFLSPTTWTLILLLVGLLVVYGYWPYGIFKKLGVPGPKPVLFFGNMLNYKKGFHNFDLDCFKKYGKMWGIYDGRQAVLSIMDSELIKTILVKECYSIFTNRRNFRLNGPMYDAVSIAEDEDWRRIRSVLSPSFTSGRLKEMFAIMKTHSANLVSSMKKDADQAKPSDTKEYFGAYSMDTVASTAFSVDIDSLNNPKDPFVSNIKKMLKFDLLNPLFVIIAFFPFMAPIFENMGFAFFPTSVTDFFYKSLQAIKNQKQASTQKRRVDLLQLMMDSQTQDENESGNDNSIHRGLSDHEILSQSMIFLFAGYETSSSTMNFLFYNLATHPETLKKLHEEIDEVFPDKADVQYDPLMHMEYLDCALNETLRLYPPAARLERVCKKTVDINGVLIPKDMVVMVPTYALHRDPEIWPEPEVFKPERFSKENKDNIDPYTFMPFGLGPRNCIGMRFALVSMKLGIVQLLQRFTIATCAETEIPLELDILGLMAPKRPIKLQLIARSAGAQPSPRG, encoded by the exons ATGTTGAGCTATCTGCCCTTCCTGTCGCCCACGACGTGGACGCTGATCCTGCTGCTGGTCGGCCTGCTTGTTGT GTATGGATACTGGCCCTATGGCATATTCAAGAAGTTGGGGGTCCCAGGCCCAAAGCCTGTGCTGTTCTTTGGGAACATGCTCAACTACAAAAAG GGCTTCCACAATTTTGACCTGGATTGCTTCAAGAAGTACGGCAAGATGTGGGG GATTTATGATGGGAGGCAAGCTGTTCTTAGCATCATGGACTCAGAGCTGATCAAAACCATCCTTGTTAAGGAGTGCTACTCCATTTTCACCAACAGACGG AATTTCCGTCTGAATGGTCCCATGTATGATGCCGTGTCAATTGCAGAGGATGAGGACTGGAGGAGGATTCGTAGTGTGTTGTCTCCCTCTTTCACCAGCGGACGCCTGAAGgag ATGTTTGCCATCATGAAGACTCACTCCGCCAACCTTGTGAGCAGCATGAAGAAGGACGCAGACCAGGCCAAACCCTCCGACACCAAGGA GTATTTTGGCGCGTACAGCATGGACACCGTGGCCAGCACAGCCTTCAGTGTGGACATTGACTCCCTCAACAACCCCAAAGATCCCTTCGTCTCCAACATCAAGAAGATGCTCAAGTTCGACCTGCTCAACCCCCTCTTCGTGATTATCG CTTTCTTCCCCTTCATGGCTCCTATCTTCGAGAATATGGGTTTTGCCTTCTTTCCCACCTCTGTGACGGACTTCTTCTATAAGTCACTGCAGGCCATTAAGAACCAGAAGCAAGCCAGCACCCAAAAG AGACGAGTGGACCTCCTGCAACTCATGATGGACTCTCAGACTCAGGACGAGAATGAATCTGGCAATGACAACAGCATTCACAGAG GACTGAGCGACCATGAGATTCTATCCCAGTCAATGATTTTCCTCTTTGCGGGCTACGAGACCAGCAGCTCCACGATGAACTTCCTCTTCTACAACCTGGCCACACACCCAGAGACCCTCAAGAAACTCCACGAGGAGATTGACGAGGTCTTCCCAGACAAG GCTGATGTCCAGTACGACCCCCTGATGCACATGGAGTATCTGGACTGCGCGCTGAACGAGACATTGCGCCTGTACCCTCCCGCCGCGCGCCTGGAGAGGGTCTGCAAGAAGACGGTGGACATCAACGGCGTGCTCATCCCCAAGGACATGGTCGTCATGGTACCCACCTACGCCCTCCACAGAGACCCCGAGATCTGGCCCGAGCCCGAGGTCTTCAAACCAGAGAG GTTCAGCAAGGAAAACAAGGACAACATTGACCCCTACACGTTCATGCCGTTCGGCCTCGGACCCAGGAACTGTATTGGGATGCGTTTCGCTCTGGTCAGCATGAAGCTCGGCATCGTGCAGCTACTGCAGAGATTCACCATTGCCACCTGCGCAGAGACAGAG ATCCCATTGGAGTTGGACATATTGGGCCTGATGGCCCCGAAGAGACCCATTAAACTGCAACTGATTGCCAGATCAGCtggagcccagcccagccccagagGATGA
- the LOC134448238 gene encoding tripartite motif-containing protein 16-like yields MFSCDLCLDHNYSSGCITNLCNGGDQNGVYRPQCEQTFTSRPVFAELGEEMRKKRPTIQSDATDHGDDVVVVCDICSVKKLKALKSCLDCVLSYCETHFKVHNELHPRRGHTVIDATGQLQERICPRHDRVLEIFCRTDLSCICYLCTIDQHKRHDTIAAITAWSNEKARLGHIQTRCHQTIQKREKEVQELRRAVDTLKSSAQSAVEHSDKMFDDIIRSVERRCSEVTEMIRAKEKAEVSRAEGLLQQVEQEISELKKRVAEMEQLSHTQDHIHFLKNVGSIAWIPESNIPTSLNVNSNLSFEPVKTSVSALKAQLQEKLDSIFKQEAAKISAAVSAVKGVAEPVTREDFLQYYGHFTLDPNTASRSVHLSEGNRRVERRDEAPQSYPDHPERFDDALWQVLCREGVSGRCYWEVEWSGRSSASIAVAYKTISRKGVLHHCSFGRTDESWKLEVHTRGVSFTHDNVTTIYPLVTCSRVGVYVDHRAGTLAFYSISDTMMTLLHDVQTTFSDKLYPGFTVGHRSSVKLL; encoded by the exons ATGTTTTCATGTGATCTATGTTTGGATCACAATTACTCTTCGGGTTGCATTACCAACCTTTGTAATGGGGGAGATCAGAATGGAGTCTACCGTCCTCAGTGTGAGCAAACTTTCACGTCGAGACCAGTTTTCGCTGAACTTGGGGAAGAAATGAGAAAGAAGAGACCTACGATCCAGTCTGATGCTACCGACCATGGAGATgatgtggttgtggtgtgtgatATTTGCTCTGTGAAAAAACTCAAGGCGCTGAAGTCCTGTCTGGATTGCGTGCTGTCATATTGTGAAACTCATTTTAAAGTTCACAATGAGCTTCACCCGCGCAGAGGTCACACAGTAATCGACGCCACTGGTCAGCTACAGGAAAGGATTTGCCCTCGTCATGACAGGGTTCTTGAAATCTTTTGTCGCACTGATCTGAGTTGCATCTGTTATTTGTGCACAATAGACCAACACAAACGCCATGACACCATCGCAGCTATAACAGCGTGGAGTAATGAAAAG GCAAGGTTGGGGCATATCCAGACGAGATGCCATCAGACAatccagaagagagagaaggaggttcaGGAGCTGAGGAGAGCAGTTGATACTCTGAAG AGCTCAGCACAGTCTGCAGTGGAACACAGTGACAagatgtttgatgacatcattcgCTCTGTTGAgagaaggtgctctgaggtgacagagatGATCAGAGCtaaggagaaggctgaggtgagtcgggCTGAAGGACTTCTGCAACAAGTGGAGCAGGAGATCTCTGAGCTGAAGAAGAGAGTTGCTGAGATGGagcagctttcacacacacaggaccacatccatttcctcaag AATGTAGGTTCTATCGCTTGGATTCCTGAAAGTAACATTCCAACCAGCCTGAACGTCAACTCCAACCTCTCCTTTGAGCCGGTGAAAACATCCGTCTCTGCACTGAAGGCGCAGCTGCAGGAGAAATTGGATTCAATCTTCAAACAGGAAGcagccaaaatatctgcagcag TGTCTGCAGTAAAGGGAGTTGCTGAAcctgtgaccagagaggacttcttgcagt ATTACGGTCACTTCACACTGGATCCAAACACTGCCAGCAGAAgtgtccatctgtctgaggggaacaggagggtggagaggagagatgaggcccCCCAGTCATATCCAGACcatccagagagatttgatgaTGCCTTGtggcaggtgctgtgtagagagggggtgtctggacgctgctactgggaagtggagtggagtggccgcTCGTCGGCTAGTATAGCCGTGGCATATAAaaccatcagcaggaaaggagtcCTACATCACTGCAGCTTTGGACGCACTGATGAGTCCTGGAAGCTCGAAGTACACACCAGAGGGGTATCCTTCACCCACGATAATGTAACAACTATATACCCGCTAGTGACCTGCTCCagagtaggagtgtatgtggaccacagggcaggcactctggccttctacagcatctctgacaCCATGATGACACTCCTGCATGACGTCCAGACCACATTCTCTGACAAACTCTACCCGGGGTTTACCGTAGGACACAGATCATCAGTGAAGCTCTTGTGA